In a genomic window of Erigeron canadensis isolate Cc75 chromosome 5, C_canadensis_v1, whole genome shotgun sequence:
- the LOC122598807 gene encoding phylloplanin-like: protein MEASMKYCATLLVVALVVVVVAPQAQQQPPSNNISVYRITGTVFCSLNGAQVVNSAIPTPPFTNATVQLMCGGIVVQTALTNSLGVFTMVVPDAQTLVQTLLSNLVSVVNCSVVVATPLSTCNSSLPQTGMLQSPTFMQVLTEVFQAILNFLFNDLVGEFQHVQTILIS, encoded by the exons aTGGAGGCATCAATGAAATATTGTGCCACGCTTTTGGTAGTTGCTTTAGTAGTAGTAGTTGTGGCACCCCAAGCTCAGCAGCAGCCGCCTTCTAATAATATTAGCGTTTATAGAATCACGGGAACTGTCTTTTGTTCTTTGAATGGCGCCCAAGTTGTGAATTCTGCTATCCCAACTCCTCCCTTTACAA ATGCTACAGTCCAATTAATGTGCGGTGGGATTGTGGTACAAACAGCTTTAACAAATAGCCTGGGAGTTTTCACTATGGTTGTACCAGACGCACAGACACTGGTACAGACACTGCTATCTAACCTTGTATCCGTCGTAAATTGCAGCGTTGTTGTTGCTACACCACTCTCGACTTGCAATTCATCCCTACCACAAACCGGCATGCTGCAAAGTCCCACGTTTATGCAGGTTTTGACCGAAGTTTTCCAAGCTATCCTTAACTTTCTTTTTAACGATCTAGTCGGAGAATTTCAACATGTTCAAactatattaattagttaa